The Deltaproteobacteria bacterium nucleotide sequence AGGCGGTGACCCTTTTCAGGTAGGTGTAGACCCCGTTGTACCAGAAGAGGGCGAAGGCTCCCAGGCCGGCCGCTGCGATTCCCCCCGCGGTGAGAAGAATCAGCGTCCCCGAGAGGGCGAGGGCCAGTGCCACGGCGAGGGCGGCTTTGGGCGTGATCTCCCCCGCGGGAATGGGCCTTTGCCTCGTCCGGTCCATCCGGGAGTCGATATCTCTTTCCTGATACTGGTTGAGCGCAGAGGCGCCCATGGCGATGGTGAGGGTGCCGAGGAAAACCCCCGCCAGTGACGGGGAGAGGGACGACTCCCCAGCCTGAAGAACAAATCCCGCAACGGCCGAGAGGGACGCGAGGATCGATATGTTTCCCTTCACCAGGGAGAAGGTTTTCGCCCGTTTCATCCTGTGCGCTCGCTGTTCTTTACTACTTCAGTGTCTTCAGGTACAAAATGATCTCCCCCACCTCACCGTCTGTCAGGAGACCCTCCTGTGACGGCATGACGGGGGGATAGCCCTTGACGATATCGGCGCCGGGATTCAGGATCGCCCTTTTCAGATACTCCTCGTCTGATATGATCTCCCGCTCTTTACCGCCGGTTATCACCACCACCTTCCTGCTGTATATGCCCTTGAAGGTGGGGCCCAGCATCCTGCTCCCGTCGATCGAGTGGCACCCGACGCACCCCTTTTCCGCGACGAGGGACGCCCCCCTCTCCGCGGAGACATCCTCCTGCGGCTCTCTCCCGGTTTCCGCCTTCGCCGCCTTCACGCCCTCTTTGAGCCATCCGCCGAACGTATCCCCGGGCATCACGTTTACCTTCGAAATCATGGCAGAGTGGGCCACGCCGCAATATTCGGCGCAGAAAAGGTCAAAGGTCCCCGGCCTGTCGGCAATGAACCAGAGGTAGGTCTCCTGCCCCGGGACGGTATCCTCCTTGATGCGGAAAACCGGGATGAAAAGGCTGTGGAGCACGTCCGCCGAGGTCATCACGAGCTTCACCGGTTTGCCGAGCGGCACATTGAGCTCACCGCTCTTCTTCCCGTTTTCGTACTCGAAGAGCCAGGACCACTGACGGGCGGTGACCTTGACGATCATGGCGTTTTTCGGCGCGGCCCTCATGTACTTGAACCCGGCGTAGCCGTAGTAGAACATCGCGAGGACCAGGACGGTTGGTATCAGGGTCCAGACCGCTTCGAGGAGAAAATTCCCCTCTATGTCCTCGGGGTGGGGGTTTCTCTCCCTGCTGTACCGGATGACGAAGTAGATCATGGAGGCGGTTACCAGCACGAGAATGAGCAGGGACACCGCGGCGATGAAGAAAAATACCCTGTCCACTGTGCCCGATAGTGTGGGGAAACCGGTTATCATCTTATGTGCTCACCTGTACAGGACGTCGATGAACGTCATCCCGATGAATATTGTCAGCGTTATGATGGCGACGAAGAACATGACCTTGAAAACCATTTTCTCGTACTTCAGGTGCATGAATATGGCGAGAACCAGCAGGGCCTTGATCGACGCTATTACCAGTGCCGTGAGGATGCTCAGGTTTCCCAGGTGCATGAGCGACACCACCACCGTTATCACCGTGAAGAGAAGGAGGGTGATCCAGACGTAAAAGTAGGTGCCGTAGCCGGCAGTGTGTTCTTCCGTATGTTTATCCGCCATCTGAACTCTCCTTGTCAGGTTATCAGGTAAAAGAGCGGGAAGAGGTAGATCCAGATAATGTCGACCAGGTGCCAGTACAGACCCGTGTTCTCGAGTATCACGAAGTCCTCGCCCGTGATTCTCTCCCGGTGCGTCATGTAGAC carries:
- the coxB gene encoding cytochrome c oxidase subunit II encodes the protein MITGFPTLSGTVDRVFFFIAAVSLLILVLVTASMIYFVIRYSRERNPHPEDIEGNFLLEAVWTLIPTVLVLAMFYYGYAGFKYMRAAPKNAMIVKVTARQWSWLFEYENGKKSGELNVPLGKPVKLVMTSADVLHSLFIPVFRIKEDTVPGQETYLWFIADRPGTFDLFCAEYCGVAHSAMISKVNVMPGDTFGGWLKEGVKAAKAETGREPQEDVSAERGASLVAEKGCVGCHSIDGSRMLGPTFKGIYSRKVVVITGGKEREIISDEEYLKRAILNPGADIVKGYPPVMPSQEGLLTDGEVGEIILYLKTLK
- a CDS encoding cytochrome-c oxidase — encoded protein: MADKHTEEHTAGYGTYFYVWITLLLFTVITVVVSLMHLGNLSILTALVIASIKALLVLAIFMHLKYEKMVFKVMFFVAIITLTIFIGMTFIDVLYR